A stretch of Gallus gallus isolate bGalGal1 chromosome 2, bGalGal1.mat.broiler.GRCg7b, whole genome shotgun sequence DNA encodes these proteins:
- the LOC124418260 gene encoding nucleoporin NUP42-like has translation MPISQVFLQGRCHFADRCRNAQASGRWGRPYPAAPVRGARRGWGAATRRYANHIRPRVFQHTAGAGGGGGMGASTQRNTNLLQPAVFQHTAGGGGGWGAPAAVTQPPVIANSTSGGSGDGGGLSGASGFGPAGNNGAVLSQNAFSALSSAQPADGQRDGQQSLLDVIAEDMATWESSGQWMFSCYSPETGKPNVPGFGEFSAEEVRLEYYNCSANNNTGYYINSVNQLVQQWRKRLQELKALNGSGKAAMQNGGGGGGGMGAATQRNTNLIRPAMFQHTAGGGAGAGGGGTGGGMGASSQTNTNLIQPAMFQHTAAGGGGAGGGMGTTTQRNKNLIRPAMFQHTAGGGGDVIAEDMATWESSGQWMFSCYSPETGKPNVPGFGEFSAEEVRLEYYNCSANNNTGYYINSVNQLVQQWRKRLQELKALNGSGKAAMVSVEESRQIDGARVFDRE, from the exons ATGCCCATTTCCCAGGTCTTCCTGCAGGGTCGCTGCCACTTCGCCGACAGGTGCCGGAACGCGCAAGCCAGCGGCCGCTGGGGGCGCCCCTACCCAG CAGCTCCCGTCAGAGGAGCCAGACGAGGATGGGGTGCCGCTACCCGGAGATACGCAAACCATATCCGGCCGCGGgtgttccagcacacggcaggagctggaggaggaggaggaatgggtgcttctacccagagAAACACAAACCTTCTCCAGCCAGCCGttttccagcacacggcaggaggaggaggaggatggggcGCTCCCGCAGCCGTTACGCAGCCTCCTGTGATTGCAAACAGCACATCGGGTGGCAGCGGTGATGGAGGAGGACTCTCTGGTGCCTCCGGTTTTGGACCAGCGGGCAACAACGGTGCGGTCCTCTCGCAGAACGCATTCTCTGCGTTAAGCAGTGCACAGCCTGCTGATGGCCAGAGAGATGGACAGCAGAGCCTTCT tgaCGTTATAGCGGAAGACATGGCAACGTGGGAATCTTCTGGACAGTGGATGTTTTCGTGTTACTCTCCTGAGACAGGCAAGCCTAATGTTCCAG gctttggagAGTTCTCGGCTGAGGAGGTGCGTCTGGAGTATTataactgcagtgcaaacaacaACACTGGCTACTAC ATCAACTCTGTCAATCAGTTagtgcagcagtggagaaagaggctgcaggagctgaaggcttTGAATGGCTCGGGAAAAGCAGCGATG CAGAATggcggtggaggaggaggaggaatgggtgctgcTACCCAGAGAAACACCAACCTTATcaggccagccatgttccaacacacggcaggaggaggagcaggagcaggaggaggaggaacaggaggaggaatgggtgcttctagcCAGACAAACACCAACCTTAtccagccagccatgttccagcacacggcagcaggtggaggaggagctggaggaggaatgggtaccactacccagagaaacaaaaaccttatcaggccagccatgttccagcacacggcaggaggtggagg tgaCGTTATAGCGGAAGACATGGCAACGTGGGAATCTTCTGGACAGTGGATGTTTTCGTGTTACTCTCCTGAGACAGGCAAGCCTAATGTTCCAG gctttggagAGTTCTCGGCTGAGGAGGTGCGTCTGGAGTATTataactgcagtgcaaacaacaACACTGGCTACTAC ATCAACTCTGTCAATCAGTTagtgcagcagtggagaaagaggctgcaggagctgaaggcttTAAATGGCTCGGGAAAAGCAGCGATGGTAAGTGTTGAGGAAAG TCGTCAGATTGATGGTGCTAGGGTGTTTGACAGAGAATAG